A single genomic interval of Macaca nemestrina isolate mMacNem1 chromosome 14, mMacNem.hap1, whole genome shotgun sequence harbors:
- the LOC105480997 gene encoding cylicin-2, which translates to MSLPRFQRVNFGPYDNYIPVSELSKKSWNQQHFALLFPKPQRPGTKRRSKPSQIRDNTVPIIDEEQFRGGHRQPLWMYRSLMRISERPSVYLAARRQPLKPTHAAKVDSKAAEIGKKGEDKTTQKGTTDSESELKQGKKDSKEGKDEEKGKDEKLVAKKDSKKGKKAAEKGKDSATESEDEKGGAKKDDKKDKKDSKKGKDSATESEDEKGGAKKDSTKDKKDSKKGKDSATESEDEKGGTKKDSKKGKKDSKKGKDSGTELEAVKADEKKDEDGKKDANKGDESKEAKKDSKKDAKESKKGKKDKKPSSTDSDSKDDVKKESKKNAKKDAKKVTDKESAESKKDEKKDAKKDAKKDEKKDAKKDAKKDAKKKGK; encoded by the exons atgtctctccCAAGATT ccaAAGAGTAAACTTTGGGCCATATGATAATTACATTCCAG TCAGTGAATTAAGCAAAAAATCATGGAATCAGCAACACTTTGCCCTGTTATTTCCCAAACCACAACGGCCAGGAACCAAAAGGAGATCAAAACCTTCTCAAATACGGGACAATACGGTTCCT ATAATTGATGAAGAACAATTTAGAGGAGGTCATAGACAACCATTATGGATGTACCGTTCTTTAATGAGAATTTCTGAGAGACCATCCGTTTATTTAGCTGCCAGGAGGCAGCCTCTCAAACCAACTCATGCTGCCAAGGTGGATTCTAAAGCCGCAG AGATTGGTAAAAAAGGTGAAGACAAGACAACACAGAAGGGCACAACAGATTCAGAATCAGaattaaaacaaggaaaaaaagattcaaaggaaggcaaggatgaagagaaaggaaaagatgaaaagcTAGTTGCAAAGAAAGATAGCAAAAAGGGTAAAAAGGCTGCAGAGAAGGGCAAAGACTCAGCTACAGAATCTGAAGATGAAAAAGGAGGTGCAAAGAAAGatgacaaaaaagataaaaaggattCAAAGAAAGGCAAAGACTCAGCAACAGAATCTGAAGATGAAAAAGGAGGTGCAAAGAAAGATAgcacaaaagataaaaaggatTCAAAGAAAGGCAAAGACTCAGCAACAGAATCTGAAGATGAAAAAGGAGGTACAAAGAAAGATAgcaaaaaaggcaaaaaggatTCAAAGAAGGGCAAGGATTCAGGCACAGAATTAGAAGCTGTAAAAGCAGATGAAAAAAAGGATGAGGACGGAAAAAAAGATGCAAACAAAGGTGATGAATCAAAGGAGGCCAAGAAGGATTCCAAGAAAGATGCAAAGGAGAGTAAAAAAGGTAAGAAAGATAAGAAGCCCAGTAGTACGGACAGTGACTCAAAGGATGATGTCAAGAAAGAGTCTAAGAAGAATGCCAAGAAAGATGCCAAGAAAGTTACTGACAAAGAATCTGCTGAGTCAAAGaaggatgaaaagaaagatgCAAAGAAGGATgcaaagaaagatgaaaagaaggaTGCAAAGAAGGATGCAAAGAAGGATGCAAAGAAGAAGGGCAAGTAG